In the genome of Segatella copri, one region contains:
- a CDS encoding glycoside hydrolase family 97 protein, translating into MRKFFIAILFWAVAIVGYAAEALQSPDGKYNFVFEQKDGRLTYRLDYAAKQVIEEGELGVNIDNHLVESAMGIPVDNSNVWTHGMEVTSVDRRSEDNTWKPVYGEYAQIRDRYNEMTIHLLKGGKHQGASNAYDKRQQYLLDIIVRAYDEGVAIRYHFPEATNGLFMHITDDITSFRFAPGAEAYHYAWAQSHANKVKLLKSEAAWKEEAERPLTLRLDNGLYAAIGEAALSDFVRGKLKLKADNELQMALFHPADIITAYDMPWRFIMVGEKAIDLINNKQMVLNLNTPCQISDTSWIKPGKAFRVCRLDMKTCMEGVDFCVDRGLQYIELDAGWYGPEMKMSSSALKVLETRDIDMPKLCQYAKSKGIGVWVYVNQRALYQELDQLLPLYEKWGISGIKFGFVQIGSQEWTTWLHNAVKKCTDHHIMVDIHDEYRPTGWSRTYPNLMTQEGIGGNEEMPDAEHNTILPFTRFLCGPADYTPCYFNGRVKNTKAHQLAMPVVYYSPVTFLFWYDLPNVYKGEKELDFWKYCPTVWDESKALQGEIGEYIVQARRSGNDWFVGAMNGLQARDITLNTADFLQKGKKYQVEIYNDNPALNTHTKVSTVVQTIKAGKILKLHLQPSGGAALRFSLLK; encoded by the coding sequence ATGAGAAAGTTTTTTATTGCTATCTTGTTTTGGGCGGTTGCTATAGTTGGATATGCAGCAGAAGCCTTGCAGTCGCCTGACGGCAAATACAACTTCGTCTTCGAACAGAAAGACGGAAGATTAACCTACCGCCTCGACTATGCAGCTAAGCAGGTAATAGAAGAGGGTGAATTAGGTGTGAATATCGACAACCACTTGGTGGAGTCGGCTATGGGAATACCAGTGGATAACAGCAACGTTTGGACCCATGGTATGGAAGTAACAAGTGTGGATCGTCGTTCTGAGGACAATACTTGGAAGCCAGTCTATGGCGAGTATGCCCAGATACGAGATCGTTATAATGAGATGACCATTCATCTCTTGAAGGGTGGCAAGCATCAGGGCGCAAGTAATGCTTACGACAAGCGCCAGCAATATCTCCTAGACATCATTGTGAGAGCTTACGATGAGGGAGTAGCCATCCGCTATCATTTCCCTGAGGCAACCAATGGTTTGTTCATGCACATCACCGACGACATCACTTCTTTCCGCTTTGCCCCAGGTGCAGAGGCTTACCACTATGCTTGGGCGCAATCTCATGCCAACAAGGTAAAGCTTTTGAAGAGCGAGGCTGCTTGGAAGGAAGAGGCAGAGCGCCCATTGACACTTCGTTTGGATAATGGACTTTATGCAGCCATTGGTGAGGCTGCATTGAGTGACTTTGTGAGAGGTAAACTTAAGTTGAAAGCAGACAATGAGTTACAGATGGCGTTGTTCCATCCTGCCGACATCATCACGGCATACGATATGCCTTGGCGATTCATCATGGTGGGTGAGAAGGCTATCGACCTGATCAACAACAAGCAGATGGTGCTCAATCTCAATACTCCTTGCCAGATTTCCGATACCTCTTGGATTAAGCCAGGCAAGGCTTTCCGTGTATGTCGTTTGGATATGAAGACTTGCATGGAGGGTGTTGACTTCTGTGTGGATAGAGGTCTTCAATATATCGAGCTTGATGCAGGCTGGTATGGTCCAGAGATGAAGATGTCTTCTTCTGCCTTGAAAGTATTGGAAACTCGCGACATTGATATGCCAAAGCTCTGTCAGTATGCCAAGAGCAAGGGCATCGGTGTGTGGGTTTATGTCAACCAGAGAGCCTTGTATCAGGAGCTTGACCAGCTATTGCCACTCTATGAGAAATGGGGCATCAGTGGAATCAAGTTTGGCTTTGTGCAGATAGGTTCGCAGGAGTGGACCACTTGGCTTCACAATGCCGTAAAGAAGTGTACCGACCATCACATCATGGTGGATATCCACGATGAGTATCGCCCTACAGGATGGAGCCGCACTTATCCTAACTTGATGACGCAAGAAGGTATTGGCGGCAACGAGGAAATGCCAGATGCTGAGCACAACACCATCTTGCCATTTACCCGTTTCCTCTGCGGTCCTGCTGATTATACGCCTTGTTATTTCAATGGTAGAGTGAAGAATACCAAGGCTCACCAGTTGGCGATGCCAGTAGTATATTACAGTCCTGTCACCTTCTTGTTTTGGTATGACCTCCCGAATGTATATAAGGGAGAAAAGGAGTTGGACTTCTGGAAATATTGTCCTACCGTATGGGATGAGAGCAAGGCTTTGCAGGGCGAGATAGGTGAGTATATCGTGCAGGCGCGTCGCTCGGGCAATGATTGGTTTGTGGGAGCGATGAATGGCTTGCAAGCTCGTGACATCACTCTCAATACAGCCGACTTCTTGCAGAAAGGCAAGAAATATCAAGTGGAGATATACAACGATAACCCTGCGTTGAATACTCATACCAAGGTATCTACTGTAGTTCAGACTATCAAGGCTGGCAAGATATTAAAGCTTCATTTGCAGCCGTCAGGCGGTGCCGCATTGCGATTCAGTTTGTTAAAATGA